The uncultured Methanobrevibacter sp. genome segment TTAGATTTAGCTTGTAAAAATGTTAGTGGTGAAGATAAAGTAACTGTAAATATATTTAATGGAACATATTATATTGGGTCTGAATTAAAATTTAACACAAATAATTTATTTATTCAAGGAATAAATGGTAAAGTTGTGATAAAAAACATGTATGACCAAACCAAAGCAAAACAGTCTTTTGGTTTGACTTCATCTTCAGCAAATTTTACAATATCCAACATTATTTTTGATGCTTCACAATGGTCTAAAGGATACTCAACAAGGCAATGGTTTGTTGCATTTTATGGAAATGCAAATATAGGAACTTTTATTAATTGTACATTTACTGGAAAAACATATGCAACTGGAGTAAAAAAAGAATTTAATGTGAATTACATTAATTGTACTTTTAATTATTATGGAATGAATAAACTTTTTTATAATACTCTTGGGGATAAATTAGATATTACATATTGTATTATAAATAATTGTATTTTTTTATTACCTGATGTTGAAATGATTTCATCATCTATATATTCAAATAAAAATATTACATTAAATAATATTTGGTTTGGTCAAAATTCTATTCCTGATTATATGAAAGGGATTTCCGGTTTAGATAGTACGGGTAGTCGTATTGACCCAATAGATATTTCAGTAGAACAATATGCAATTTTTTCCTTTTCTGAAAATTACATGGGTAATAATCAATATGAGATAATAGGTAAATTATGTTGGAATGGAACTAATGATACTGTAGGAACTACTTTTAATTTTTCTCCAATGACTGTCAATTTAACATCAGCTACTGGTGAAATTGTATCAAGTGTTACTTTAGAAAACGGAATGTTTAGAGTTGTTTATACAAGTAATTCCTCAGATAATACTGTTACTGCTAAATTGGATTATGAAACTATTGATTTAAACTTTACAAATGTTGATATTAATTTGGATGCTCCAGGTATTTACTATGGGGATGACCAAAAGATTGCAATAACATTGCCTCAAGCAACAAATTCTACAATTAATATCACAGTCAATAATAAAACTTATGAATTGAAGGTAAATGATTCATCATTAGCTACTTTCACTGTTCCTGAAGTTTTAAAAGAAGGAAAATATGCTGTTGAAGTGGTATTAAATGATGTTGAAAATCATATTTATGGAGTTAATTCCACAGAATTAGTTGTATCTAAAGTCGGTGATTACACTTTTACATCTATTGTTCCAACTGATGCTAAAGTAGACGACACTGTAACTATCAATGTTGAATTGCCATCAGACGCTACTGGAACTGTAATTGTAAGTGTTGGTGACAACAATTTCTCAGCTGATGCTTCAGCAAATGTTGAAATCAACATAACAGGATTAGTTGCAGGAGATAACAATATTATAGTTACTTACTCTGGTGATGACAAATACGTTAACAAATCATCTGAAAGTATTTTAACAGCAGAAAAAGTCGAATTAGATATAACTAATGAAACTTTAAATGTTGAAACACCAGAAGGCACTGTAAACCCAGAATTCAGCATTGCCTTACCAAACGATGCAACAGGTAACTTAACAGTCATTGTTAATAACAAAACATACACTCAAGAATTAGTAAACGGTAGTGCAAAAATCACTGTTGACGATTTAACTCCAGGAGATTACAACGCAACAGTAACATACACAGGTGATGATAAATACGATGTAATCACTACAACTACCAATTTAACAGTTCCAAAAGTGAATGTGCCAATAAACAACAATACATTAGTTACTGACACTCCAAAAGGGACCACAACACCAGAATTCAGCATTGCTTTACCAAATGATGCAACAGGTAATCTAACCGTAACAATCAACGGTAAAAACTACACCCAAGAGTTAGTAAATGGTAGTGCAAAAGTAACAATCCCTAACCTAACTCCAGGAGATTACAATGCAACAATAACCTACTCTGGGGATGACAAATACGATCCAATAGTGTCTAATATTGCTGTATCTGTTCCAAAACCAGTACTAACTGCTAAAAATTTCTCCATGCTATACACAAGTGGAACAAAATACACCGTACAAGTAAAAGTAGATGGAAAAGCAGTAACTGGAAAAATAGTTAACTTTGTAATAAATGGTAAAAAAACAACTGCAAAAACCGATAAAAACGGATATGCATCTGTAAAAATTACCTTGCCTCCAAAATCAAAAGCATACAAAGTAACTGCAAACTATTTAGGGGTAAAAGTAACCAACAAAGTAACTGTAAAAAGCATAGTCGTAGCTAAAAACCTAAAAGCTAAAAAATCAGCAAAAACACTTAAAATCAAAGTAACTTTGAAAAAAGTAAATAAAAAATACTTAAAAGGTAAAAAAGTAACCTTAAAATTCAAAGGCAAAACCTACAAAGTAAAAACCAATAAAAAAGGAGTTGCAACATTTACAATCAAAAAGAATGTATTAAATAAACTCAAAGTTGGTAAAAAATACTCATACAAAGTTACTTATGGAAAAGACAGTGTAAACAAAAAAATTACAATTAAAAAATAGGGATTTAAATTAATCCCTATTATTTCTTTATTTTTTTTATAGTGGGAGGTTAATTGGTCTATGAATTTCAAAAATTCGTTTATTATTCTTCTTTTATTAATATTGCTTTTTTCAATTTGTTCGGTATCAGCAAATCAAGACCTAAATGATACAATAACAAAAGGTGATTCAGCAATTGAAATAACTCCAGTAAATGAAGATATAACTTATTTAAATTCTGAAGATAATTTGTCTAATGATAAATTACTTAAATCAACACCACCGGATTCATTAGACAATAATGATGAAATGATAATTGTTAATAATTGGGATGAATTACAGTATTATTGTTCATTAACTGATAAGGATTACACATTAAAATTAAAGGAAAATACTAATTTTTACCCAGATCCTACTGATTTTAACAGTCAAATTAAAATCAACAATAATGTTAGAATTATAGGTTCTCAAGGAGCTTATTTTGGAGATACTTCACCGCATAGGGTTTATATTGATGATACACATCATACTGTTATAGATAATGGTGAAATAATTAATAGTTATAATCCAATTATCGTGCCAGATGACTCAAAAATTGGCATAACTTTAGAAAACATCACATTTAAATGGATTTATATAAAAAATTTAAAACCTGATGCAATTTTCCTGCAAATGGGTGGAAATGCCAAAAATGTAATAAAAAATTGTATTTTTAAAGATAATACATTGTCTGGTGGTCATTCATGTTTAGTTTATCTTAAAAAAGGAGATGCGATATTAGAAAACTGTTCATTTACCAATTGTACAACAGATTTTGGTTGTGTAAGTTTATATGATCCTAAGTCATATACTAGTGCACGAATGACTGTTAAAGATTGTTATTTTGAAAATAATTTTGCAAGAACTGAACCTGGTTGTATAAATAACTGTGCAATATTAACAGTTTATAATACTACTTTTTATAAAAATCGTGCAGGTTATTGGGCAGGTGCAATCCACACTCACTTCTGTGCAAGTGCAACAATTTATGATTCTAACTTTACAGATAATGTGGCTGGTTGGAATGGTGGAGCATTATACACTTACAGTGATTTAAAAATATATAATTCTATATTTGATGGAAACAATTGTACTACTAATAATGGTGGTGGAGCAATTGGAGCTTGTAAACATGTTTCCGCACCCCATATCTATATTGAAAATTCTTTATTTGAAAATAATGAGAATTTGTGCTGGGCTTTAGATGAATTATCAACTGATGGTACTGGTAGAGGTGGAGCAATTTCTTTAATGGATGAAGGCTCTTTAGAAGTCAGAAATACAACTTTTATTTCTAATGCTGCTTCAATAGGTACTGCAATATGTGCAATAGAAGCTGGAAGTTACGGATCACCGGACGTGATTATTGTCAATAATACTTTTATTAACCATACTCGTGCCGGGGATGTTTTAAAAGTTCGTGTGAAAGGTACGTTATGTAATATTTCTGATAATTATTATTTGGGCAATTCAATTGAATTTTCAAATTTAACATTAACTAAATTAAATGAAGGTAAGGAATATTCAACTTTACAAATCGCAGTTGATTTAAAAAATCCTTCATATTATGATTCAGATATTTTGGATAAAACATTCTATGATGTTTATGTTAATGGTAAATATGTTAAAACGGTTAACTCAACAATATTTACATTAGACTTTGGTGATTTGGACATTTGCAATGTTTATGTGATTCCAACAATTTCCAATAAAAAATCAAATGAGGTAACACTTGTAAGTACCCGTGAATATATTTTTGTCTCTAAACAAGGTAGTGACAACAATAATGGAACTACAAGAGATATACCGGTAAAAACTATTAAAAAAGCATTAGAGCTAGCTCGAAATTGTCAAAATATTATTGTTTTAGATGGAGATTACAGTGAAAATGTTGAAATTGATTATGATGTATCTTTAAAAGGAGAAAATGATGCAACATTAACTGATAAAATGTCTTTTGATGTTAATGCCAATAATTTCATCTTAAAAAATATCAATATTAAAAATTTAAATTCAAATCAATTCATCAAACAAAGCACAGGTAATCTAATTATTGATAATTGTATTTTTGAAAATAACCAAATATCTGAATTAATACAATCCAACTCAATAAAAATTACAAACTCAATCATACAAAATACCAAAGGATTAGTTATAAGTAGTAGTGGCTTATCAACAATTACCAACTCCATATTGTTAAACAATACTAATTTGATTAGTAGTAATGCTAATTATGATTTTGATGTTAATTGGTGGGGTAACACTTTGGAAAATTTCCTGGAAAAACCATTTAATAACATTAACAACTGGTTGGTATTAAATGCAACAAGCAACTGTAATTCTTTAGAAGTAAATCAAGTAGCTTTAATCAATTTTGGATTTTACTTATTTGAAAACAATACTGTTTCTAAATATAACAATTTAAGAGATATTGATTTAAAGATCACTCCAATAAACGGTACTTCTATCAACAAAACTTCAACAAACTCAAAAATAGAATATACACTAACTTCACTAAACAATGGCGAATTAATAGCAGAATACAAGAATATTAAAATAATCGTTAGTTTTGATTTTGTTAAAACAAATCCAAAAGTAGGAGTTCAAACTGAAAATATCATGTTTGGTGATGATTTAACAGTTAAAGTAACACTTCCAAAGGATGCAACAGGAAACATAACTGTAACTGTTGGCAATTCAAGTCAAAATAAAATAATCGATTCTAATAATTTGGTTTTCACATTCAACAATTTAAAAGCCAATAATTATGATATTGTCGTAGTGTATTTTGGTGATGATAAGTATCTATCCAAAGAAATTACTACTCAATCAAGTGTTTTAAAATATAATTCTACTACTGCTTTGGATATTGGTGTTTTTAATGTAGATGAGGACGTTATCTTGACAATCACTACTTTAAGTGATGCAACAGGAAATATCACACTTAAAATCAACGATAAAATCGAAACTTTAACATTAAACAACTCAAAAGCAACATACACTATTAAAAACATTAAAAGAGGGGATTATCTTATCTCTGTTATTTATAATGGTGATGATAAATATCTAAAAAGCAATGATACTAAATTCATTGAAGTAGATAATTTAAATGCAACACTTGCTGTAGATATTGATGATATTGTTTACGGACAGGATGCTGTAGTTCAAGTTGTTTTAAATGATGATGCAACTGGTAATATCACTGTTAGTGTTGATGGCATATCAAATACTGTTATTGTAAAAGATGGTAAGGCAACTGTTAAAATTAGTAATTTGGAAGCTGGTTTAAAAGAAGCTACTGTATTTTATACTGGTGATGATACTTACTTCAACAAGACAGTGTCACAAAATTTCACAATAAATAAAGCTGAACTGGTATTTGACATTACATCTGATGATATTAAAATAGGTCAGGATGCAATTGTCCATATCAGAGTTCCTGCAAAAACCACAGGTACTTTTACAATTGGCAGTGATATAATTACCCTTCCAATGTCTGGTATCATTGATTACATTATTTCTGATTTGGAAATCGGTGAATATGATATTACTGCAGTTTATAATGGAAATAATTACAATACTGTTTCAAATTCAACTTCATTTAGAGTTTTAGAATATCCTTCCCCTCAATGGGCAAATGAAGGGCAAAACAGTCAAAATACTGGTCAATCACCATACGAAAGCAACACCAACGGAGAAATAGCATGGTTTATTCAAATCAATAATGAAATCATTGGTAATTTAGTAATTGACAGTGAAGGAAACATTTATGTTGCAACTCATTCTGTAATCTATTCCTTTGATTGTAATGGTGATTTGAGATGGAATTATTCTTCTGAATCATTGGAAGGTAATTTCTCAGGTTTGTCTATTGGTCGTGACGTAATCGTATCTCCAAGTGAAGGAGACACATTATACTTCATAAACCAAACCAATGGATTAAAATATGGTTCATCAAATCTGTATCAGGGATCCAGTGCATTTGCTCCAATCATTGATTCAAATGCTAATTTATATGTTGTTAGTGAATATCAGCATGACTCAAACAGTTATAAATTGGTTAAAATTCCATATAAGTCATGGGAGTATGGTGGAGAAATTATATCTGTTGATTTGGGAAATGTCAAGCCGTTGACTGCTCCTGTTGTCAGTGATGATTTGATTGTTGTTTTATCTGAAGGTAGGCTTAGGGTAATTGATGCAAAAACTTTACAAACTAAATTCATCAAAGCAGGTAATTACGCAAATATAAAACCTGTCATTGGCGAAGGCAATATTGTTTATGCTTTTTTAAGTGATTCTATTGTTGCATATTCCATATCTGGTTCTCAATTATGGAAAACTAAAGTAACTGGTGGTGTTGGAAATAAATTAGTATTGGATTGTGAAAAAGGATTGTATTCAATCAATTCCAAAGGCAACTTATATAGGTATGATTTGATTAATGGTAAAGAATCATTAATATCCAGTTTAAAAGTTACTTCTGGTGTTTTAATTGGAAATAATGGTAATTTGTATCTTGCATCTGATGATACTTTTTATGAGTTAAATTCCAATGGTGAAATATTGTGGAAATCAACTATTGACTCTAATATTAACGGTAATCCTGTAATGGATGAAAAAGGAACAGTTTATGTTACTTCACAGGATAACAAAATCTATGCTTTAACACACGTTGAGTTAAAAGATCCTAATCTCATTGTCAATGTAGATGATAAATATATTACTGTGGATATTGACAGTCAGGCTACTGGTGATGTAATTTTCACTCTCGAAGGGAATGAATATAAAAATATTTTCAATAAGTCTATTGAAGATTTAAGTTCTGGAAGTTATCAATTAAACATTTCCTTTGCTGGTGATGGAAGATTTAATAGTGTTTCTAAAGTGATTAATTTTACAGTAAAACCTAAAGTTTTACCTGAAATTGAATCCAGTAAAAAAGATACTGTTTCTGTTAGTCTTCCAAGTGATGCAACAGGTCAACTGACTGTAACTGTTGGAAATAAAACATACACTCAGGAATTGGTTAATGGTAAAGCATCAATTTATGTTCCAGGTTTAGATTCAAGCAGTAATGTAGTTATTAGTTATTCTGGTGAGGGTAAATATGCTTCATTTACAAGGGAAGTTAATGTTGCATCTACTAAAGTAAAATTAACTGGCAGTAACTTAAACATGCTTTATACAAGTGGAAGTTATTATAAGGTTAAACTAACACAAAATGATGTTGCTTTAGTTGGAAAAACTGTTACTTTTGTTGTTAATGGCAAAAAGATAACTGGTGTAACTGATAAGAATGGAATTGCTTCTGTTAAAATAACACTTGCTCCAAAAACATACACTGTAACTGCACAGTATAGTAGTGTTAAGGTGTCTAATAAGGTAGTTGTTAAAAGCATTGTGTCTGCTAAGAATATAAATGCTAAAAAGTCTGCAAAAACACTTAAAATCAAAGTAACTTTGAAAAAAGTAAATAAAAAATACTTGAAAGGTAAAAAGGTAACTTTAAAGTTCAATAAAAAGACTTTTAAAGTAAAAACCAATAAAAAAGGTGTTGCAACTTTTACAATCAAAAATAGCATTTATAAAAAGTTAAAAGTAGGTAAAAAGTATACTTATCAAGTAACTTACCTAAAAAACACAGTTAAAAAGTCTATAAAATTTAAAAAATAAAAATAGGAATAATGTTTCCTATTTTTTTCTTATTTTTTTTAGGAAGTGAATTTTTATGAATATTAATCAAAAATTCTTCTTTTTAGTTTTATTTTTTGTGTTAATTCTTTCTTCTAGTTGTGTATGTGCTGAAGAAATTAATGAAATCAATTCAACTTCAATAAATCAATATTCTTTAGTTGAAACAGATAATTCTGATATTGTTGGTGCAATGAATTCTCAAAATGAATTGTTGAGTGATGAATCTGATGAAATTGTTGTTAATGATTGGGATGAACTTCAGTATTATTGTTCTTTAACTGATAGGGATTATACTTTAAAATTAAAGGAAAATACTAATTTTTATCCAACAAATCCAACTGATTCTAATTGTCAGATAAAAATTAATAATAATGTAAAAATTATTGGGAGTGTTGATTCTTATATTGGTGATTCTTCATTTCATCAATGTTACATTCCATCAGATGGAAATCATTATGTTTTGGAAGGAGGTCAATTTGTCACATATAATCCAATTGTTGTTCCTGATAATAATCGAAAAAGTTTAACTCTGGAAAATATTACATTTAAATGGATTTATTGTAAATATTCTCCTGATGCACTTTTTATGAAGTTGGGCGGTGGAGGTAATTATATAATCAAGGACTGTTCATTTGTAGGTATTACTAATGTTTTAGGAGATGGAAATATTATCCGTCTTCAAAAAGGTAAAGCAACATTAGATAATTGTTCTTTTATTAATTGTAGCGTTCCTAAAGGAATCATTGATATTTATGGGCAACAATCTATGATTGTGAATAATTGTTATTTTGAAAATAATTTTGCTTACGAACATACGACTTGTATCAAAAATTACGGAAATTTGAAAGTTTTTAATACCAAGTTTTATAAGAATCGTTCTGCTGCCTGGGCTGGTGGAATAACTACTTATGATCAGGGGGTTACTGATATTTACAATAGTAATTTTACAGGCAATGTTGCCGGTTGGAACGGTGGAGCCTTGTATTGCTATAATATAATGAATATCTATAATTCCACTTTTGTTGATAATAATTGTACTACTAATAATGGTGGTGGAGCAATAGGTGCTTGCCAATTTGTTGGAATTCCTAGAATCTACATTGAAAACTCTTTATTTAAAGATAATAATAATTTATGCTGGGCTTTAGATTCATTGTCCACTACTGGTACTGGTCGTGGTGGAGCAATTTCTTTTATGGATAAAGGTTCTATTGAAGTTAGAAATTCATTATTTATTTCTAATTCTGCTTCAATTG includes the following:
- a CDS encoding Ig-like domain repeat protein, with amino-acid sequence MKIKYFFIFIFILLVIGSIGSISAIDVNSSTFTEDIASNQFNIDNNIDLELTNDEPIFSQVDNINGVSQPEDSREIYVGQNITENGGNGSYENPFSTLDLACKNVSGEDKVTVNIFNGTYYIGSELKFNTNNLFIQGINGKVVIKNMYDQTKAKQSFGLTSSSANFTISNIIFDASQWSKGYSTRQWFVAFYGNANIGTFINCTFTGKTYATGVKKEFNVNYINCTFNYYGMNKLFYNTLGDKLDITYCIINNCIFLLPDVEMISSSIYSNKNITLNNIWFGQNSIPDYMKGISGLDSTGSRIDPIDISVEQYAIFSFSENYMGNNQYEIIGKLCWNGTNDTVGTTFNFSPMTVNLTSATGEIVSSVTLENGMFRVVYTSNSSDNTVTAKLDYETIDLNFTNVDINLDAPGIYYGDDQKIAITLPQATNSTINITVNNKTYELKVNDSSLATFTVPEVLKEGKYAVEVVLNDVENHIYGVNSTELVVSKVGDYTFTSIVPTDAKVDDTVTINVELPSDATGTVIVSVGDNNFSADASANVEINITGLVAGDNNIIVTYSGDDKYVNKSSESILTAEKVELDITNETLNVETPEGTVNPEFSIALPNDATGNLTVIVNNKTYTQELVNGSAKITVDDLTPGDYNATVTYTGDDKYDVITTTTNLTVPKVNVPINNNTLVTDTPKGTTTPEFSIALPNDATGNLTVTINGKNYTQELVNGSAKVTIPNLTPGDYNATITYSGDDKYDPIVSNIAVSVPKPVLTAKNFSMLYTSGTKYTVQVKVDGKAVTGKIVNFVINGKKTTAKTDKNGYASVKITLPPKSKAYKVTANYLGVKVTNKVTVKSIVVAKNLKAKKSAKTLKIKVTLKKVNKKYLKGKKVTLKFKGKTYKVKTNKKGVATFTIKKNVLNKLKVGKKYSYKVTYGKDSVNKKITIKK
- a CDS encoding PQQ-binding-like beta-propeller repeat protein; the encoded protein is MNFKNSFIILLLLILLFSICSVSANQDLNDTITKGDSAIEITPVNEDITYLNSEDNLSNDKLLKSTPPDSLDNNDEMIIVNNWDELQYYCSLTDKDYTLKLKENTNFYPDPTDFNSQIKINNNVRIIGSQGAYFGDTSPHRVYIDDTHHTVIDNGEIINSYNPIIVPDDSKIGITLENITFKWIYIKNLKPDAIFLQMGGNAKNVIKNCIFKDNTLSGGHSCLVYLKKGDAILENCSFTNCTTDFGCVSLYDPKSYTSARMTVKDCYFENNFARTEPGCINNCAILTVYNTTFYKNRAGYWAGAIHTHFCASATIYDSNFTDNVAGWNGGALYTYSDLKIYNSIFDGNNCTTNNGGGAIGACKHVSAPHIYIENSLFENNENLCWALDELSTDGTGRGGAISLMDEGSLEVRNTTFISNAASIGTAICAIEAGSYGSPDVIIVNNTFINHTRAGDVLKVRVKGTLCNISDNYYLGNSIEFSNLTLTKLNEGKEYSTLQIAVDLKNPSYYDSDILDKTFYDVYVNGKYVKTVNSTIFTLDFGDLDICNVYVIPTISNKKSNEVTLVSTREYIFVSKQGSDNNNGTTRDIPVKTIKKALELARNCQNIIVLDGDYSENVEIDYDVSLKGENDATLTDKMSFDVNANNFILKNINIKNLNSNQFIKQSTGNLIIDNCIFENNQISELIQSNSIKITNSIIQNTKGLVISSSGLSTITNSILLNNTNLISSNANYDFDVNWWGNTLENFLEKPFNNINNWLVLNATSNCNSLEVNQVALINFGFYLFENNTVSKYNNLRDIDLKITPINGTSINKTSTNSKIEYTLTSLNNGELIAEYKNIKIIVSFDFVKTNPKVGVQTENIMFGDDLTVKVTLPKDATGNITVTVGNSSQNKIIDSNNLVFTFNNLKANNYDIVVVYFGDDKYLSKEITTQSSVLKYNSTTALDIGVFNVDEDVILTITTLSDATGNITLKINDKIETLTLNNSKATYTIKNIKRGDYLISVIYNGDDKYLKSNDTKFIEVDNLNATLAVDIDDIVYGQDAVVQVVLNDDATGNITVSVDGISNTVIVKDGKATVKISNLEAGLKEATVFYTGDDTYFNKTVSQNFTINKAELVFDITSDDIKIGQDAIVHIRVPAKTTGTFTIGSDIITLPMSGIIDYIISDLEIGEYDITAVYNGNNYNTVSNSTSFRVLEYPSPQWANEGQNSQNTGQSPYESNTNGEIAWFIQINNEIIGNLVIDSEGNIYVATHSVIYSFDCNGDLRWNYSSESLEGNFSGLSIGRDVIVSPSEGDTLYFINQTNGLKYGSSNLYQGSSAFAPIIDSNANLYVVSEYQHDSNSYKLVKIPYKSWEYGGEIISVDLGNVKPLTAPVVSDDLIVVLSEGRLRVIDAKTLQTKFIKAGNYANIKPVIGEGNIVYAFLSDSIVAYSISGSQLWKTKVTGGVGNKLVLDCEKGLYSINSKGNLYRYDLINGKESLISSLKVTSGVLIGNNGNLYLASDDTFYELNSNGEILWKSTIDSNINGNPVMDEKGTVYVTSQDNKIYALTHVELKDPNLIVNVDDKYITVDIDSQATGDVIFTLEGNEYKNIFNKSIEDLSSGSYQLNISFAGDGRFNSVSKVINFTVKPKVLPEIESSKKDTVSVSLPSDATGQLTVTVGNKTYTQELVNGKASIYVPGLDSSSNVVISYSGEGKYASFTREVNVASTKVKLTGSNLNMLYTSGSYYKVKLTQNDVALVGKTVTFVVNGKKITGVTDKNGIASVKITLAPKTYTVTAQYSSVKVSNKVVVKSIVSAKNINAKKSAKTLKIKVTLKKVNKKYLKGKKVTLKFNKKTFKVKTNKKGVATFTIKNSIYKKLKVGKKYTYQVTYLKNTVKKSIKFKK